A region of the Manduca sexta isolate Smith_Timp_Sample1 unplaced genomic scaffold, JHU_Msex_v1.0 HiC_scaffold_576, whole genome shotgun sequence genome:
attaattttaattccagTTAATTCATtcgtattttgtaaattatatcccctatttattgtatgtatattgtataataaatacgggtaagtttttcaataaaaaacaaaatctagtaAACGTACAAAAAAAGAGTATCAAACACATTTaaacctaataataaataaagaatctaaatatttagtttttatattccattacgattaatttaaatataaaaatatattcataccaTAACTCCAAAGAAACGACAGAGCGTATCAAAGGAATTTCTAGACAGGAAAATCTGGTGGAAACTGTGATGGTGTAAGCCCCCGATCCTGGGAAGATGAGCCAGTCCAGAGCCACGCACCGTGGTAGGAGGATCGTGTAGTCTTGCATTATACGATCCTCGGAGTCGCAGCTGGGACCCCATAACGTGGCTTCCTCGAGAGGCCCCGTGTCATTTTCCGTTGATcgctaaaataaattcatatgtTTTGCTAATATGCTTAGATAATTGgataaaacaatgtataacattacctatataatattataatatgtagaagATATTGATTGAAAATTCCCAAAGATATGACATTTAATACTTCATAAATCGAAacacttacacacacacatacataaatagACTTaacatcgccatatcgggcacaaattctagactcccaGTTGATATTGAGTgtaaaacaatatcactttgcccaacccggggatcgaatTCGGAGACCCTCAGCACCgtaacgtaatacaactacgccatcgagacagtaccATGCATTAAATATTAACCCAACCTTTACTAGACTTTATTATACTAGACTTTTCTTACAGTTCTGACCGCGTGAAtcttttatttctgaaataaaagtctcggtaaatatttgtgataaaagCCTATAtgctcaggagtaatgtaggttCCTATTAGTGTTTTTCGGTttatcggtttagtagttcctgagatgagtgcatttaaatatacaaacccTTATATATTAGCGTACATTTATGGACAATagtaacatttcaatattaaatggcACCGCAAATTGGACAAGTTGGAATGAGTGAACAATGTTACTCGAGTATTGGTTTACACAAGACAATGACAAGTCTTGTCACGGGCTAATACATAGGTCAATAGAATATTCGATCTACCAAATTCGCTTTACTTTCTTATTAATATCTGCTCGTCATAACTAACTAACAATTATAGTTGGAGTTAGTCAATTTATTGCATTTGACAACTAATGACATTATCTATATAAAACTGTCACTAATCAATGAatctacattatatatattcgaaaaattaataatttgggGGTCTTTATTACACGAACAGTTTTGAGAATTTCTGTCTGCCTGTATGTTTGTATACATACCACGGATAAACTAGTATATGgtattgaatgcagttttcaccgttGTATtactagaggtctaacttaaaatataggtttaaaTTTATCCTGTGAAATTATAAagcgtgtaaaattataaaacttaaaaatataggcTTAAATTTATCctgtgaaattataattaagctgatagtttattttcaaatagagTATCTATTGACTGATTATTGAGAGGCGATAATCCGTcaacagtcgatacaattatgctggcctctTTCAAATCTAGTATACGGattgatcctggaacgcgacacactaacatgttcgctatccggacgcatacaaatatcctaccagcaatttatttaaaacaacgaATTTGTAGTAAAATGTgtacaaagatatattttttatggtcaTAACGGTTATCAATCGATGAGCTAAATTCTATCATGGTTtggttgttaaaaaaaatacttactttaaattttttgggATAATGCCATTTCTCAACATCTCGCAGGCATCCGTACACACCATCGTCTATATATATCATGTTCATTTGTTTTCCGTCTTTTATCGACTGAAATATGTAAAAGAATTAAACATCCGCGTGTTTAAAATTTAGCTTAAAAAGTTTATACGACACCGTGTCgttttgtgattggttgagaggcTATCACGTGACTGAcgaattagtttaattaaacatcagaataaaacaacatcgacttacgagtcgcgtttttgTGATATAGTAAGGCTGTAAACTTCTTATTTCCTGTTAGAATAATTCGACACTTGATTTAGATGCCTCAAGCAATAATCATGAAAACccatttcttataaaaataaccttCGGACGTCCAAGATGCCACAACAAGAAGGTTAGGATCATGTTTGCTGGTGCACAAGAGTTGTCATTGTGGCGGGAAACTacccaattaattttatatctggaAATCATGAGACGATTTTTACAGTTCCAGCTAACATTCTCCGAAAAATACTAGTTTCCACTTTATGATTTGAATTTCACTAGACTTGTGAAAAAGTGGATGTTTTCAATCATAGAACAGAAATACTAATTCGCACTaatcttcatttattaaaacgtaACGAAATGTACAATTAGCACGATACgaacttttaattattgtagtaaTGAGACTTTCATGAGAATTTCTTCAGGCGAGTTGATTTATCCACTGTTTATTATTCACAAGGCAGACTTGAGCAAATTAACTCGCGCGTCCGCCATTATGACAACTAGCCTTTTGGCGCCACCGCAGCctttgtttacaattaaattgtttgaGTGAGAATTGCGGAGTTCTGCACTTGTTTTAAAATGGAATTATAAAGCGTTTTTcataaaacgtatttaaaaagtaattttaaaaagaaatggcatttgtagaatattttagtaaaaaaatacataatgtggAGTTTGGacacaatattttcttaaatttttatttcctgACTAAACTTGCTTCAGACAAATGTGCGATTTTCTGAAATATGAATTGAAACTAGTTGATTTACATTTCTTACCCTTCGAACATTATTGATGCTGCAGTACATTGTGAAAGAAGAATCACTAATGTATCTCCCAGGCTCGTTTATTGATCTATTTACAGTGactttaactatttttaaatcttgCAAAGAAGCTGTTATCTTATTGCACTAGATACATATAAAATGGCGGCAACGTTTTCAATATCTctcaattgattttaatataatatgtaccaaTATATACCAATGATAACTACTTGAGCTCAGATGGTTACTTACATGcctatattatttaagtttgtgAAGGTCTTTGGACGTTTATTGCCAACTAAATACTGACACAaaccgctgaacagatttggatgaaaactTTCACTATGACAATATCCTAAATTACCATTATACCTACTTATGCTTCATCATATCACCAGATAAAACACAATCTCGCCCCAACTTTAGCGACTATATTGCGCGGAAGATATGCACATCGAATGACGTCATGTCCACTCGCAAACATTTGCGATGTCAACCACACCACTATCATATACGTTCAGGCCAACTGCGTGCTTAAGTTTTATGAACTCATTTTTAACTGAGGTTTATTCAGACCGCTTACGACTGGCtgatttattaaacaatagTAGTAACGTAGCATAGTAGATCGCCTCTGGTCCAATGGCAGCGTACTTGGCTTATAAATTTGAGTCACTTGATTTGATAGACAGGATAACTCAatcattgttatttcttttctaaaaaatacatCTGAATTGCCTGAAATGTTTGGGACATAACATCTATAACATAATGGGATGGACATAATCGAAGCATCTACGCACAGTTGAATTCTGCCTAACCCTTCCAAAATATGAACGAGAGAATGATGATCAGTTTCAAGTAACTTGAAGTTAGTATCATGAAGTATCACAATTCGTGGCCATTCTTACATTACGAGATGGTTCCCATGAAGTTCCTCGTCATTCAGTTATACAAAACGACCAAAACCACGACGTCATAACGACGCGACAGTACCAAAAATACCGGAGTAATCAcgacaaaaatgtttatttaatatcacaatTAATTAACGTACCGCTCGAGTTTAATCTGGCATTCATGAAGCGACTTAATAACTTGGTTCAAATTGTAAAGGTGCTTGCTCAACAGCCGAGGGTGTGCACTACAAAGGCTTTTGCGCTTAATAACTATACAGCTAAAGTACATTTACGGTTGAAAGAGAAggctttcaaacaaaaattgGTAATTGGtgtatattagtaaaatagaCACGCTTTTTAGACTTTAGCTGGTACCTCAGATGGTGATGGTAGAAGTAAACCTATTAAAGTTCTATATAGTAGGGTTTCGGGAAGACTATCCGAAAATTTCATTCCCTGCCCTCCCTTTTGTATATCCTGACCAACCGAATAACAACGTTGATAAAAAGGTTAATCAATTTatagagtaaaaaaataaaaatgtaaattaaataataaaagtcacaATAGAACATAACAAACAGATAGGTACCTAATTGTTATTgtgaaaatcattaaaaatttgGTTCTTTTAAGAATCGAATCCAAAAACTAACAAATTCTAAGTTTAGATACCAGATCAATTagacaataaaaactataacataataattctgATACCACCACACCAACCCTCAGACAAACAAACGAAGGTAAAACAAATAGATGCAACGGCGCTAGTTTCAGTTCTCAACAAAGCGTTGTTATTGCGCTGGACTGCTTAATTTCTGAATTCGTGTACTTGGGTTGCGCGAATTTGGCAGTTTCCAGAATTGCATCGGGTGCAATCAAGCTTCAGTCCTTTCGGTTTTGTTAGGAGACTTAATGAATTCAGACTATATGTGTTTATGTACTAGATTCTGCGAACGGTGTCCCATCCTCTCTGCACGTTATAAGCAGCCATCATCTCGCTCGTGTACAGTTTCCGgaattctataattaatttaatgtacttTCTCTAATTAATCGATTTACGGTACAATTTAAACggaataaaattattcgaattgtttattgataaaaaaatatgtactggTAAAATCTTTTAGTACGTAATTACCATAAAACGTTAAAAACCTATTGCCAAACGAGCCTTgacaaaaaatttaagaatCTTAAGAAATATAGtgtcatttaaatttgtataacttATAAGTAAACAATGAATGCTACAGCGTTAAAAAGTTATTTGGTATTacaagttttttataatttaaagtttcgCTCTTATTAGTATTTATGAGTACTCGTCATTTCAATCACAAGCAACCTGCTCTTCGCGTCATTAAGCCAACAATCCTGAAATACAACGGTGTTATATAGCTCACGTTACATCTGCATGACGAAACGAaccatattatcaaaatatccacatcatcatttaatttaatctcatccaaaatacaaaaagaaacataataaaataagtaaaaacatgTGATTTTCTGTATTTGTAGCCGTTGAAAAGGTACGCGCAACTGGCAATATGATTGAACGACAAAAGGTAAGCCAAGGGTCGCCGGCTGATGCTAATCAGAAACTCGACGTGTGGTGGACGGGACAAGAGAAAACTCAAGAGTTAAATATAATGAggaaaacagtaaataataatgatgttACAATTCCTtctactttaaaaaaggagaaatattatgaaaatcacAACAATTTTGCAGATGCCAGTACGTCGAAATTCccaatgttaatatttttaaaccatgTTATAA
Encoded here:
- the LOC119193485 gene encoding ornithine decarboxylase-like; the encoded protein is MYCSINNVRRSIKDGKQMNMIYIDDGVYGCLRDVEKWHYPKKFKRSTENDTGPLEEATLWGPSCDSEDRIMQDYTILLPRCVALDWLIFPGSGAYTITVSTRFSCLEIPLIRSVVSLELWNRIKDNEVFAANDFILNPDLSTPLPSTSPPLLQNHTLYERQ